The Zalophus californianus isolate mZalCal1 chromosome 8, mZalCal1.pri.v2, whole genome shotgun sequence genome has a segment encoding these proteins:
- the C8H2orf15 gene encoding uncharacterized protein C2orf15 homolog, whose protein sequence is MGFSLSKSATQVSAMHMDSKVDDHLMRGTEKSKLEPVTQLFQNTKKIRLEDTNEEHFTRSKEIGSGSLSEKTLGSVVYVKENDGMEMTDVE, encoded by the coding sequence ATGGGATTTTCCCTTAGTAAATCTGCTACTCAGGTATCTGCTATGCATATGGATTCAAAAGTGGATGATCATTTGATGCGAGGGACTGAGAAAAGCAAGTTGGAACCAGTGACTCAATTATTTcaaaacaccaagaaaataaGATTAGAAGACACAAACGAAGAACACTTTACAAGAAGTAAAGAGATTGGCTCAGGATCTCTTTCAGAGAAAACCTTGGGTTCTGTggtatatgttaaagaaaatgatGGAATGGAAATGACAGATGTGGAATGA
- the LIPT1 gene encoding lipoyltransferase 1, mitochondrial, translating to MLIPFSMKNCFQLLCNLKAPAAGFKNRVKSGLILQSISSDVYQNLAVEDWIHDHMNLEGKPVLFLWRNSPSIVIGRHQNPWQECNLNLMREEGIKLARRRSGGGTVYHDMGNINLTFFTTKKKYDRMQNLKLVVRALNAVQPQLDVQTTKRCDLLLDGQFKISGTASKIGRTTAYHHCTLLCSTNRTFLSSLLKSPYQGIRSNATASIPSIVKNLLEKDPTLTCEVLMNAIATEYAAYYQIDNHINLINPTDETLFPGINNKAKELQTWEWIYGKTPKFSINTSFNVLYEQSHLEIKIFIGIKGGRIEICNIEAPDHWLPLEICDKLNSSFIGSKFCPNEITMLTNILHRTCPEDDELHSKWNILCEKIKGIM from the coding sequence atgctGATCCCATTTTCAATGAAGAATTGCTTCCAGTTACTTTGTAACCTCAAGGCCCCAGCAGCTGGCTTTAAGAACAGAGTAAAAAGTGGGCTCATTTTACAGTCAATTTCCAGTGATGTTTATCAAAATCTGGCTGTAGAAGACTGGATCCATGACCATATGAATCTAGAAGGCAAGCCGGTTCTTTTCTTGTGGAGAAATTCTCCCTCTATTGTAATAGGTAGGCATCAGAATCCTTGGCAGGAATGCAACCTGAATCTGATGAGAGAAGAAGGTATAAAACTGGCTCGGAGAAGAAGTGGAGGAGGAACAGTCTACCATGATATGGGTAATATCAATTTGACTTTTTTTACAACCAAAAAAAAGTATGATAGAATGCAGAACCTAAAATTAGTTGTGAGGGCTCTGAATGCTGTCCAACCCCAGCTGGATGTACAGACCACCAAAAGATGTGACCTTTTACTGGATGGACAATTTAAAATCTCAGGAACAGCTTCTAAGATTGGCCGGACTACTGCTTATCACCACTGCACTTTATTATGTAGTACCAATAGAACCTTCTTGTCGTCTTTGCTGAAGAGCCCTTACCAAGGAATCAGGAGCAATGCCACTGCTAGCATACCTTCCATAGTAAAAAATCTTCTGGAAAAAGATCCCACTCTGACCTGTGAAGTACTCATGAATGCTATTGCGACAGAGTATGCTGCTTATTATCAAATTGATAATCATATCAACCTAATAAACCCAACAGATGAGACACTGTTTCCTGGAATAAATAACAAAGCCAAGGAACTACAGACCTGGGAGTGGATATATGGCAAAACTCCAAAGTTTAGTATAAACACTTCCTTTAATGTATTATATGAACAGTcgcatttggaaattaaaatattcataggCATAAAGGGTGGAAGGATTGAAATCTGTAATATTGAAGCACCTGATCATTGGTTGCCACTGGAAATATGTGACAAATTAAATTCAAGTTTTATTGGCAGTAAGTTTTGCCCAAATGAAATTACTATGCtaacaaatattttacatagaaCATGTCCAGAAGATGATGAACTACACAGTAAATGGAATATTCTCTGTGAAAAAATTAAGGGAATAATGTGA